A stretch of Saccharothrix texasensis DNA encodes these proteins:
- a CDS encoding serine hydrolase domain-containing protein — MDINHWQQRLAELCEAHKVPGASLAILVDGEIHECATGVLHRGTGVEATTDALFQIGSITKLYTATLIMQLVAEGALDLDAPVVTVLPEFAVADPVATKTVTPRHLLTHTSGIDGDFFRNTGRGDDCVAAYVAACADLGQNHPPGVTMSYCNSGFTVLGRIIEVLTGQVWDDALRERLLDPLGAHDTMTLAEDVLRFRSALGHLGEPGDEPVPAPVWGLARSAGPAGTINATAADVVRFAKLHLDGGRTADGTVILPAEQVAAMHRPLVQLPASQAHRMCWGLGWIVYDWPGGPVIGHDGATVGQKAFLRVVPGAGLAAALLTNGGVPAEVSQRLFTELLAEHAGVVVPDFAPPAEPPVVDVSRYVGSYVREGYDVEVTERDGVLNLRGESIGELAEINAVTNAVLVPVEEGLFAARRNKHEPWVPVVFYTLPDGSPYLHFSMRAAPKS; from the coding sequence ATGGACATCAACCACTGGCAACAACGTTTGGCGGAGCTGTGCGAGGCGCACAAGGTGCCCGGAGCTTCACTGGCGATCCTGGTCGACGGCGAGATCCACGAGTGCGCGACCGGTGTGCTGCACCGCGGCACGGGGGTCGAGGCGACCACGGACGCGCTGTTCCAGATCGGCTCGATCACCAAGCTCTACACCGCCACCTTGATCATGCAGCTGGTCGCCGAAGGCGCGCTCGACCTGGACGCGCCGGTGGTCACCGTGCTGCCGGAGTTCGCCGTGGCCGACCCCGTGGCCACCAAGACCGTGACGCCCCGCCACCTGCTGACGCACACCAGCGGCATCGACGGGGACTTCTTCCGCAACACCGGCCGCGGTGACGACTGCGTGGCCGCCTACGTGGCGGCGTGCGCGGACCTCGGCCAGAACCACCCGCCGGGCGTCACGATGTCCTACTGCAACAGCGGGTTCACCGTGCTCGGTCGGATCATCGAGGTGCTCACCGGCCAGGTCTGGGACGACGCCCTGCGTGAACGGCTGCTCGACCCGCTCGGCGCGCACGACACGATGACCCTGGCCGAGGACGTGCTGAGGTTCCGCTCGGCCTTGGGCCACCTCGGTGAACCCGGCGACGAGCCCGTGCCCGCGCCCGTGTGGGGGCTGGCGAGGTCCGCCGGACCGGCCGGGACGATCAACGCCACCGCCGCCGACGTCGTCCGCTTCGCCAAGCTGCACCTGGACGGCGGCCGCACCGCCGACGGCACGGTGATCCTGCCCGCCGAGCAGGTGGCCGCGATGCACCGGCCGCTGGTGCAGCTGCCCGCGAGCCAGGCGCACCGCATGTGCTGGGGGCTCGGGTGGATCGTCTACGACTGGCCCGGCGGCCCGGTGATCGGGCACGACGGCGCGACGGTCGGGCAGAAGGCGTTCCTGCGGGTCGTGCCCGGCGCGGGCTTGGCGGCCGCGCTGCTCACCAACGGCGGCGTGCCCGCCGAGGTGTCCCAGCGGCTGTTCACCGAGCTGCTGGCCGAGCACGCCGGCGTCGTGGTGCCGGACTTCGCGCCGCCCGCCGAACCGCCGGTGGTGGACGTCTCCCGGTACGTCGGCTCCTACGTGCGCGAGGGCTACGACGTGGAGGTGACCGAGCGGGACGGCGTGCTGAACCTGCGCGGCGAGAGCATCGGCGAGCTCGCCGAGATCAACGCGGTGACCAACGCGGTGCTCGTGCCGGTGGAGGAAGGCCTGTTCGCGGCACGGCGCAACAAGCACGAACCGTGGGTGCCGGTGGTGTTCTACACGCTGCCCGACGGCTCGCCGTACCTGCACTTCAGCATGAGGGCCGCCCCGAAGAGCTGA
- a CDS encoding ABC transporter substrate-binding protein gives MRHRSSTALAACALLLTGCFAPGAEPSDGRIKLAMLQPPRSGLTPFSDDAFKLSRWSTAETLVTLDAAGDARPGLATGWRRISQHAWEFTVRPGVTFHDGTALTSAAVANTLTRATTASPKPRILDGVELTAEPAGDAVVVTTAAPDPLVPQRLSSPQLAILAESAYRADGEVDPVGTGTGPFRLVAVNGTTTATLDRHDGYWGPKAAAEGIDVSFVPDGTARAAAIRSGEAHIAEAVPVSQAALLDRATITEVPMPRTNTLYLNTKTGPFRDQGLRAAAREAIDAAEIVRGVYEGRADVAQGLLGPALPWAAAGRTPLADRAEATAPAGVAITLATFSDRAELPEVASVLQQQLQDAGFTVTQVVREYAHIEEDALAGKFDAFILSRATVLDSGDPVAYVQSDFTCAGSFNIAQLCDGEVDAAVRTAAATEAGDQRRAAILAAEAAVLRTDAAIPMLHERVIQGDATSVVDSAKDPRERTLITASTRLR, from the coding sequence GTGCGCCACCGCTCCTCCACCGCCCTCGCGGCGTGTGCCCTGCTGCTGACCGGGTGCTTCGCCCCTGGCGCGGAACCGTCCGACGGGCGGATCAAGCTCGCGATGCTGCAACCGCCGCGGTCGGGCCTGACGCCGTTCAGCGACGACGCGTTCAAGCTCTCGCGCTGGTCCACCGCGGAGACGCTGGTCACCCTCGACGCGGCCGGCGACGCCCGGCCCGGACTGGCCACCGGGTGGCGGCGGATCTCCCAGCACGCCTGGGAGTTCACCGTCCGCCCGGGCGTGACCTTCCACGACGGCACCGCGTTGACCTCGGCCGCCGTCGCCAACACCCTCACCCGCGCCACCACCGCCTCGCCCAAGCCGCGGATCCTCGACGGCGTCGAGCTGACCGCCGAGCCGGCGGGCGACGCCGTCGTCGTCACCACCGCCGCCCCCGACCCCCTGGTACCGCAACGGCTCTCGTCGCCGCAGTTGGCGATCCTCGCGGAGAGCGCCTACCGCGCGGACGGCGAGGTCGACCCGGTGGGCACGGGCACCGGACCGTTCCGGTTGGTCGCGGTGAACGGCACCACGACCGCCACGCTCGACCGCCACGACGGCTACTGGGGACCGAAGGCCGCCGCCGAGGGCATCGACGTGTCGTTCGTCCCCGACGGCACCGCCCGTGCCGCCGCGATCCGCAGCGGTGAGGCGCACATCGCGGAGGCCGTGCCGGTGTCGCAGGCGGCGCTGCTCGACCGGGCGACGATCACCGAGGTGCCGATGCCGCGCACCAACACCCTGTACCTGAACACGAAGACCGGACCGTTCCGGGACCAGGGGTTGCGCGCCGCCGCTCGGGAGGCGATCGACGCGGCCGAGATCGTCCGGGGCGTCTACGAGGGCCGCGCCGACGTCGCCCAAGGGCTGCTCGGGCCCGCCCTGCCGTGGGCCGCCGCCGGGCGCACCCCGCTCGCCGACCGCGCCGAGGCCACCGCGCCCGCCGGCGTCGCCATCACCCTGGCCACGTTCTCCGACCGCGCCGAGCTGCCCGAGGTCGCCTCGGTGCTGCAACAGCAGTTGCAGGACGCCGGGTTCACCGTCACGCAGGTCGTGCGCGAGTACGCGCACATCGAGGAGGACGCGCTGGCCGGGAAGTTCGACGCGTTCATCCTGTCCCGGGCGACGGTGCTGGACTCGGGCGACCCCGTCGCGTACGTGCAGTCGGACTTCACCTGCGCGGGCTCGTTCAACATCGCGCAGCTGTGCGACGGCGAGGTGGACGCGGCCGTGCGGACCGCCGCCGCCACCGAGGCGGGCGACCAGCGCCGGGCCGCGATCCTGGCGGCCGAGGCGGCGGTGCTGCGGACCGACGCGGCGATCCCGATGCTGCACGAGCGCGTGATCCAGGGCGACGCGACGTCGGTGGTCGACTCGGCCAAGGACCCGCGCGAGCGAACGCTGATCACCGCCTCGACCCGGCTGCGGTGA
- a CDS encoding TIGR00730 family Rossman fold protein, whose amino-acid sequence MRVCVFCGSSSGRVRHVEVAREVGRALAERGVEVVYGGGRVGTMGALADGALEAGGSVIGVIPRSLVDWEVAHENLTELRVVASMHERKALMAELSDAFVTLPGGAGTLEELFEVWTWAQLGLHAKPVALLDVDGYFTHLLRMIDHMVEEGFLKPPYRDMLLVDHDFDRLLTRCADYRTPDYTWTDEEPLS is encoded by the coding sequence ATGCGGGTCTGTGTGTTCTGCGGCTCGTCCAGCGGACGGGTCCGGCACGTCGAGGTGGCGCGGGAAGTCGGCCGCGCGCTGGCCGAACGGGGCGTCGAAGTCGTCTACGGCGGCGGTCGGGTGGGGACGATGGGTGCGCTGGCCGATGGGGCGCTGGAGGCGGGCGGCTCGGTCATCGGGGTGATCCCGCGCAGTCTGGTCGACTGGGAGGTGGCGCACGAGAACCTGACCGAGCTGCGCGTCGTGGCGTCCATGCACGAGCGCAAGGCGTTGATGGCGGAGCTGTCGGACGCCTTCGTGACCCTGCCCGGCGGCGCGGGCACGTTGGAGGAGCTGTTCGAGGTCTGGACGTGGGCCCAACTCGGCCTGCACGCGAAACCGGTCGCACTTCTGGACGTCGACGGGTACTTCACGCACCTCCTCAGGATGATCGACCACATGGTGGAGGAGGGGTTCCTCAAACCGCCCTACCGGGACATGCTGCTGGTGGATCACGACTTCGACCGGCTCCTCACGCGCTGCGCCGACTACCGGACGCCGGACTACACCTGGACCGACGAGGAACCCCTGTCGTAG
- a CDS encoding pentapeptide repeat-containing protein, producing the protein MSEPRALADLPFAAYLEDHDGGRLEPGGDYNVVHLADQEFPDLAAGNARFSESALSTVRFTDGSLRRARFNDVWLHGVQVIGTDLAETGWLDAEVVNSAFAGVAMFEAGLSRVTFFGCKLVSVNLRGAVLRDVAFVGCVLRDVDFTEARLTDVTFPGSTLEDLRFDDVELKKVDLRDAAELGIRSGVASLRGATITFAQAIDLAPAFAHTLGITVKDS; encoded by the coding sequence ATGTCGGAACCCCGAGCGCTCGCGGACCTGCCGTTCGCCGCCTACCTGGAGGACCACGACGGCGGGCGGCTGGAGCCGGGCGGCGACTACAACGTCGTCCACCTCGCCGACCAGGAGTTCCCCGACCTCGCGGCGGGCAACGCGCGGTTCAGCGAATCGGCGCTGTCCACCGTCCGCTTCACCGACGGGTCGCTGCGGCGCGCCCGGTTCAACGACGTGTGGCTGCACGGCGTGCAGGTCATCGGCACCGACCTGGCCGAGACCGGGTGGCTCGACGCGGAAGTCGTGAACAGCGCGTTCGCCGGGGTGGCGATGTTCGAGGCCGGGTTGAGCCGCGTCACGTTCTTCGGCTGCAAGCTCGTCTCGGTGAACCTGCGCGGCGCGGTGCTGCGCGACGTCGCGTTCGTCGGCTGCGTCCTGCGCGACGTCGACTTCACCGAAGCCCGGCTCACCGACGTCACGTTCCCGGGCTCGACGCTCGAAGACCTCCGGTTCGACGACGTGGAGCTGAAGAAGGTGGACCTCCGCGACGCCGCCGAACTGGGCATCCGCAGCGGGGTCGCCTCGCTGCGCGGCGCGACGATCACCTTCGCCCAGGCGATCGACCTCGCGCCGGCGTTCGCCCACACCCTCGGGATCACCGTCAAGGACAGCTGA
- a CDS encoding SDR family oxidoreductase encodes MTRTAVVTGGGTGIGKAVAADLVKRGLDVVVTGRREDVLTAAAAEIGARAVAFDAADPDRVDEALAVLPDRVDVLVNNAGGNMARRRGAPEGLADVRDLWLANFESNVLSAVLVTTALEPRLADDARVVTIGSIAARRGSGSYGAAKAAIEAWTADLAFALGGRGITVNVVSPGVTEETEFFGGTLSEERRKKLVGNPANGRAATPADIAAAVTFLTSPEAGHLTGQVIGVNGGANLGR; translated from the coding sequence ATGACGAGAACAGCGGTCGTGACCGGTGGTGGTACGGGTATCGGCAAGGCGGTCGCCGCCGACTTGGTCAAGCGGGGGTTGGACGTCGTGGTCACGGGTAGGCGCGAGGACGTGCTGACCGCCGCTGCCGCGGAGATCGGCGCGCGGGCGGTCGCCTTCGACGCCGCCGACCCCGACCGGGTGGACGAAGCGCTGGCCGTGCTGCCCGACCGGGTGGACGTCCTGGTGAACAACGCCGGCGGCAACATGGCCCGCCGCCGCGGGGCGCCCGAGGGCTTGGCGGACGTGCGCGACCTGTGGCTGGCGAACTTCGAGTCCAACGTGCTCAGCGCCGTCCTGGTGACCACCGCCCTGGAACCACGCCTGGCCGACGACGCCAGGGTGGTCACGATCGGCTCCATCGCGGCCCGCCGGGGCTCCGGCAGCTACGGCGCGGCCAAGGCGGCCATCGAAGCGTGGACCGCCGACCTGGCGTTCGCGCTGGGCGGGCGGGGGATCACGGTCAACGTCGTGTCGCCCGGCGTCACCGAGGAGACCGAGTTCTTCGGCGGCACCCTGTCCGAGGAGCGGCGCAAGAAACTGGTCGGCAACCCGGCCAACGGCCGCGCCGCCACACCGGCCGACATCGCCGCCGCGGTCACCTTCCTGACCTCCCCGGAAGCCGGCCACCTGACGGGCCAGGTCATCGGCGTCAACGGCGGCGCCAACCTCGGCCGCTAA
- a CDS encoding ABC transporter permease subunit, with protein sequence MSRVAGPAAVVAVIGSLPWLSGRDPALSVLRARSAEQEPTAEALAAVRRELGLDVGPVALFGDWLGGVLRGDLGRSWVGGGEVLPSVLSALGVSSALMGAALVVALALAAALSASTFARGARGTARARTGAPAAVLAALPEFLLATVLLVVLSVWLGWLPPYGWQGSRHLVLPALALGLPAGGILGRLVDDALPAVFEERWVVLWRSWGCSPRVVGRAAARRALPALLPQFGLVAVGLTGGAVAVEVVFAVPGLGRTALGAAEAQDLPLLQGAVLALVLLGLVGGVLVAGVRRRMLGQALRDAALSAPPPVAVPVGRPHRVVIAVGVLAPAVVICWGLLREPLRVDPAARLASPAWAHPLGTDALGRDVLARVGHGAAATLGVTVLVCLCSFAVAVVVGFLPGLAEGAAETANAVPPVIAGILVAAVVGPGTVGASLAVGLVSWPPLAAHAAALVRENRAATHVTALRALGAGPSWITTRHVLPAVAGPVARHAVLRLPGIALALASLGFLGLGAPPPTPEWGLMLAESLPYLERAPWAALAPTAMLLLLAVVAVSLSTLPRKR encoded by the coding sequence GTGTCCCGCGTCGCCGGGCCGGCCGCGGTCGTCGCGGTGATCGGGTCGCTGCCGTGGCTGTCCGGGCGGGACCCGGCGCTGTCGGTGCTGCGCGCCCGGTCCGCCGAGCAGGAGCCGACGGCCGAGGCGCTGGCCGCGGTGCGCCGCGAGCTGGGCCTGGACGTCGGCCCGGTGGCGTTGTTCGGCGACTGGCTGGGCGGCGTGCTGCGCGGTGACCTCGGCCGGTCGTGGGTCGGGGGTGGCGAGGTGCTGCCCTCGGTGCTGTCGGCGTTGGGCGTGTCGTCGGCGTTGATGGGCGCGGCGCTGGTCGTGGCGTTGGCGCTGGCTGCCGCGCTGTCCGCGTCGACGTTCGCGCGCGGTGCGCGGGGGACGGCACGTGCGCGCACCGGCGCTCCGGCGGCCGTGCTCGCCGCCCTGCCCGAGTTCCTGCTGGCCACGGTGCTGCTGGTGGTGCTGTCGGTGTGGCTCGGCTGGTTGCCGCCCTACGGCTGGCAGGGGTCGCGGCACCTGGTGCTGCCCGCGTTGGCGCTGGGCCTCCCGGCGGGCGGCATCCTGGGACGGCTGGTGGACGACGCGCTGCCCGCCGTGTTCGAGGAGCGCTGGGTCGTGCTGTGGCGGTCCTGGGGGTGTTCCCCGCGGGTGGTCGGCCGGGCCGCGGCACGTCGTGCGCTGCCCGCCTTGCTGCCGCAGTTCGGGCTGGTCGCCGTGGGGTTGACCGGGGGAGCGGTCGCGGTGGAGGTGGTGTTCGCCGTGCCGGGCCTCGGCCGGACCGCGCTGGGCGCGGCGGAGGCCCAGGACCTGCCGCTGCTGCAAGGGGCAGTGCTCGCGCTGGTGCTGCTCGGGCTGGTGGGCGGCGTGCTCGTGGCCGGGGTCCGGCGGCGGATGCTCGGGCAGGCGTTGCGCGACGCCGCCCTGTCCGCCCCGCCGCCCGTGGCGGTCCCGGTCGGTCGGCCGCACCGCGTGGTGATCGCGGTCGGCGTGCTGGCCCCGGCGGTGGTGATCTGCTGGGGGCTGCTGCGGGAGCCGCTGCGGGTGGACCCGGCCGCCAGGCTCGCGTCCCCGGCCTGGGCACACCCGTTGGGCACGGACGCGCTGGGCCGTGACGTGCTGGCCAGGGTGGGGCACGGCGCGGCGGCCACGCTCGGCGTCACGGTCCTGGTGTGCCTGTGCTCGTTCGCGGTGGCGGTGGTCGTCGGCTTCCTGCCGGGCCTGGCCGAAGGCGCCGCGGAGACCGCCAACGCCGTGCCGCCCGTGATCGCGGGCATCCTGGTCGCGGCGGTCGTCGGACCGGGCACGGTCGGCGCGTCCCTCGCGGTCGGCCTGGTCTCCTGGCCGCCGCTGGCCGCCCACGCGGCGGCGCTGGTCCGGGAGAACCGCGCGGCCACGCACGTCACCGCGTTGCGGGCGCTGGGCGCCGGGCCGTCCTGGATCACGACCCGGCACGTCCTGCCCGCGGTCGCCGGTCCGGTGGCCCGGCACGCCGTGCTGCGCCTGCCCGGCATCGCGTTGGCCTTGGCGTCGCTGGGTTTCCTCGGCCTGGGCGCGCCGCCGCCGACGCCCGAGTGGGGGCTGATGCTGGCCGAGTCCCTGCCCTACCTGGAGCGCGCGCCGTGGGCGGCCCTCGCCCCGACCGCGATGCTGCTGCTCCTGGCCGTGGTGGCGGTCTCGCTGTCGACCCTGCCGAGGAAGCGGTGA